A section of the Streptomyces sp. NBC_01591 genome encodes:
- a CDS encoding alpha/beta fold hydrolase: MTTNPTPTAVLVHGAFADAASWTGVIAELQNHGIPVVAPPNPLRGLASDAAYIASVAAQIDGPVVLVGHSYGGAIISVAGAAENVVGLVYVAAYVTEEGESLGELQGRFPLSPLVSNLKEATYPAEGSEPAVEVTIKAEAFPDIFAADVPAAATKVLAVAQRPLAASAFTETASAAAWKTKPSWALVAGADQAINPEVERFGAKRAGATIVEIEGASHAVAVSRPKEVAELIRDAVRATS, translated from the coding sequence GTTGGACCGGGGTCATCGCGGAACTGCAGAACCACGGCATCCCCGTGGTCGCGCCACCGAACCCGCTGCGCGGCCTGGCGTCCGACGCCGCGTACATCGCGTCCGTGGCTGCTCAGATCGACGGTCCGGTGGTGCTCGTCGGCCACTCCTACGGCGGTGCGATCATCTCCGTGGCAGGCGCTGCGGAGAACGTCGTCGGGCTGGTCTACGTAGCGGCCTACGTCACCGAAGAGGGCGAGAGCCTGGGCGAGTTGCAGGGCCGCTTCCCCCTCTCGCCGCTCGTCAGCAACCTGAAGGAGGCGACGTACCCCGCGGAGGGATCGGAGCCTGCCGTCGAAGTCACCATCAAGGCCGAGGCGTTCCCGGACATTTTCGCCGCCGACGTCCCGGCCGCCGCCACCAAGGTCCTTGCGGTGGCGCAGCGTCCATTGGCCGCCTCGGCATTCACGGAGACGGCCTCGGCCGCCGCGTGGAAGACCAAGCCTTCCTGGGCGCTCGTGGCCGGCGCGGACCAGGCGATCAACCCCGAGGTCGAGCGCTTCGGAGCCAAGCGGGCCGGGGCGACGATCGTCGAGATCGAGGGCGCCTCGCACGCCGTGGCCGTGTCCCGGCCCAAGGAGGTCGCCGAACTGATCCGCGATGCGGTACGCGCGACGAGCTGA